One window from the genome of Babylonia areolata isolate BAREFJ2019XMU chromosome 13, ASM4173473v1, whole genome shotgun sequence encodes:
- the LOC143289227 gene encoding A-kinase anchor protein 14-like, whose amino-acid sequence MTEPSDTQAEQAKELVDNVISNAKDMVDDVIASAFRRLETRMSEREKTCESLKADLVSKENTFISRDEDYDIQDIGWMTIEEFSVERAEEKINEYIKTWEYDNSWLYCVDFLGEDTHPYDKRYRFRVRWSIPTRRKPVPRATASVYFTFVISTIKPKNYPVDVFYVFETNRLVHKPGQSRFREKWLKDIIETKVSMMAAVRF is encoded by the exons ATGACTGAGCCATCAGACACACAAGCCGAACAGGCAAAAGAACTGGTCGACAATGTTATCTCCAACGCTAAGGATATGGTTGATGATGTTATCGCCTCAGCTTTTCGTCGTCTGGAGACACGGatgtcggagagagagaaaacctgcGAGTCGCTGAAGGCAGACCTTGTGTCCAAAGAAAACACATTTATATCACGGGATGAGGATTATGATATCCAAGACATTGGCTGGATGACTATAGAGGAATTCTCCGTGGAGAGAGcagaagaaaagataaatgagTACATCAAG ACCTGGGAGTATGACAACAGTTGGCTGTACTGTGTGGACTTCCTCGGGGAGGACACTCACCCCTACGACAAGCGCTACCGCTTCAGGGTGCGCTGGAGCATCCCCACACGGCGCAAACCTGTTCCCAGGGCCACCGCCTCCGTCTACTTCACCTTTGTTATCTCTACCATTAAAcccaag AATTACCCCGTGGATGTTTTCTACGTGTTTGAAACCAACAGACTAGTTCACAA ACCTGGGCAGTCCCGATTCAGAGAAAAATGGTTGAAGGACATCATTGAAACCAAGGTGTCCATGATGGCAGCTGTTCGCTTTTGA